One stretch of Xiphophorus maculatus strain JP 163 A chromosome 19, X_maculatus-5.0-male, whole genome shotgun sequence DNA includes these proteins:
- the fcf1 gene encoding rRNA-processing protein FCF1 homolog produces MGKQKTKKFAAMKRMINLKDHRIKEKDRAKQRDKKKKDLSELKEREVTKYPSCMFFQYNTQLGPPYHVLVDTNFINFSIKAKLDIVQSMMDCLYAKCIPYITDCVMAEIEKLGMKYRVALRIAKDPRFERLPCAHKGTYADDCLVQRVTQHKCYILATVDRDLKRRVRKIPGVPIMYISNHRYNIERMPDDYGAPRF; encoded by the exons atg GGGaagcagaagacaaaaaaatttgcTGCAATGAAAAGGATGATTAATCTCAAAGATCATAGGAT aaaagaaaaagaccGTGCTAAACAGagagacaagaagaagaaagatcTTTCAGAACTTAAGGAGCGGGAAGT CACCAAGTATCCGTCATGCATGTTCTTCCAGTACAACACCCAGCTTGGCCCACCATACCATGTTCTTGTTGATACCAATTTCATCAACTTTTCCATTAAAGCCAAGCTGGACATTGTTCAGTCTATGATGGACTGCCTGTATGCCAAAT GTATACCCTATATCACAGACTGTGTGATGGCTGAGATCGAGAAGCTGGGGATGAAATACAGAGTGGCTCTCAG GATAGCCAAGGATCCACGTTTTGAGCGTCTGCCATGCGCACATAAGGGCACATATGCTGATGACTGTTTGGTGCAAAGGGTGACCCag CACAAGTGTTACATCCTGGCCACTGTGGACAGAGATCTGAAGAGAAGAGTCAGAAAGATACCTGGAGTACCCATCATGTACATCTCGAATCACAG GTATAACATTGAACGTATGCCTGACGACTACGGTGCCCCAAGGTTTTGA
- the vash1 gene encoding vasohibin-1: protein MLRATVGSAEERDEEDEGEEELKDGGVPFYVNRGGLPMDEETWERMWRHVARIHPGGEVLAKEIRGATDLPKIPVPSVPSYQPSTTIPQRLEAIQKYIRELQYNHTGTQFFEIKKSRPLTALMDIAKEMTKEALPIKCLEAVILAIHLTNNMPGVERFPLSFKSHFSGNHFYHIVLGVHSGGRFGALGMSRRDDLMFKPLEFRTLMDLVQEFEGAYRGYWHTLRKIKIGQYVSHDPHSVEQIEWKHSILDVDKLSKEELRKELERHTRDMRLKIGKPVPPSPTKDRRNSMGSPLKGPGSPIRRISRVERRPSGEKKVLEQKPSDINGYQIRV from the exons ATGCTGAGGGCCACCGTGGGCTCCGCAGAGGAGAGGGATGAGGAGGACGAAGGGGAGGAAGAGTTAAAGGATGGAGGGGTGCCTTTCTACGTCAACAGAGGAGGCCTCCCGATGGATGAGGAGACTTGGGAGAGGATGTGGCGCCATGTGGCCAGAATCCACCCAGGCGGTGAAGTTCTGGCCAAAGAGATAAGGGGTGCCACTGATCTGcccaag ATTCCAGTGCCAAGTGTGCCTTCATACCAACCTTCGACTACCATCCCACAGCGCCTGGAAGCCATACAGAAGTACATCAGGGAACTACA GTACAATCACACAGGAACACAGTTTTTTGAGATTAAGAAAAGCCGTCCTCTCACTGC gtTGATGGACATCGCTAAAGAGATGACAAAAGAGGCTCTGCCGATTAAATGTTTAGAGGCGGTGATCCTGGCCAT CCATCTCACCAACAACATGCCCGGTGTGGAGCGATTCCCGCTCAGCTTTAAATCTCACTTCTCAGGGAACCACTTCTACCACATTGTGCTTGGGGTTCACAGCGGGGGGCGGTTCGGCGCCCTGGGCATGAGCCGCAGGGACGACCTCATGTTCAAGCCTCTGGAGTTTCGAACACTCATGGACTTGGTTCAGGAATTTGAAGGAGCCTACAGGGGTTACTGGCACACCCTGCGCAAGATTAAAATTGGCCAGTACGTGTCCCATGACCCTCATAGTGTGGAGCAGATAGAGTGGAAACACTCCATACTGGACGTGGACAAGCTGAGCAAGGAGGAATTGCGGAAGGAGCTGGAGAGACACACTCGAGACATGAGACTGAAG attggAAAGCCAGTGCCTCCATCTCCTACTAAGGACAGGAGAAACAGCATGGGTTCTCCTCTCAAAGGACCAGGAAGCCCCATCCGGAGGATCAGTCGAGTTGAGAGACG cCCCTCTGGAGAGAAGAAGGTTTTGGAGCAAAAACCAAGTGATATTAATGGATACCAGATTAGAGTCTGA